One Campylobacter concisus DNA segment encodes these proteins:
- a CDS encoding plasmid mobilization protein, which produces MSSEKIKKRKVTKVITKRLRLSNAEWLVINNKLQESGLTFSKFAIRAMLSKQIYAPIIRELLIELSRQGQNINQIATKLNSGQSLDRVGIEIIADDNKILHKIYEILGKKYVS; this is translated from the coding sequence GTGAGTTCTGAAAAGATAAAAAAACGCAAGGTAACCAAAGTCATAACTAAAAGACTTAGGCTAAGTAATGCAGAATGGTTGGTGATTAATAATAAATTACAAGAAAGTGGCCTAACTTTCTCAAAATTTGCCATAAGAGCTATGTTGTCTAAGCAGATTTATGCACCAATTATAAGGGAACTTCTAATTGAGCTATCTAGACAAGGACAAAACATAAACCAAATAGCCACCAAATTAAATAGTGGGCAAAGCCTAGATAGAGTTGGTATTGAGATCATAGCCGACGATAATAAGATCTTACATAAAATTTATGAAATATTGGGTAAAAAATATGTTTCTTGA
- the dcm gene encoding DNA (cytosine-5-)-methyltransferase, protein MNIIPQIIDNSPAILIKNKRIRLQMTQKELADAVGMSKFGDRTIRRWENGESQPSSIELKHILSFPEKVPFPNNENAPYKIIDLFAGIGGTRLGFYQTGKTNVVFSSEIDKFAVKTYKANFGETPFGDITKISEKDIPNHDIIVGGFPCQAFSQAGKKLGFEDTRGTLFFEIARIIKEKRPKAFLLENVKNLKSHDKGRTYKTIEKTLKDLNYDVHSIILKAKDFGVPQNRERIYIVGFDKDKIDNYKDFSFPIPPCPDVSVGNILEQNVDTKYTISNALWQGHQRRKKEHKIKGNGFGYTLFNENSPYTNTLSARYYKDGSEILIEQKGKNPRKLTPREAARLQGFPENYIIPVSDTQSYKQFGNSVAVTVIHAIANNIIDILDTCTKKEID, encoded by the coding sequence ATGAATATTATACCACAAATCATAGATAATTCCCCTGCTATTTTAATAAAAAATAAGCGTATCAGATTACAAATGACTCAAAAAGAATTAGCTGATGCTGTTGGTATGTCCAAATTCGGAGATAGGACAATTCGCAGATGGGAAAATGGAGAAAGTCAGCCATCGTCCATTGAGCTGAAACATATTTTATCATTTCCTGAAAAAGTACCTTTCCCCAATAATGAAAATGCCCCCTATAAAATCATTGATTTATTTGCCGGAATTGGTGGTACAAGGCTTGGATTTTACCAAACAGGTAAAACAAATGTCGTATTCAGTAGTGAAATTGATAAATTTGCAGTAAAAACATATAAGGCAAATTTTGGTGAAACTCCTTTTGGAGATATTACAAAAATATCTGAAAAAGATATTCCTAATCATGATATTATTGTCGGTGGTTTTCCTTGTCAAGCATTTAGTCAAGCCGGTAAAAAGCTTGGTTTTGAAGATACTCGTGGAACATTATTTTTTGAAATTGCAAGAATTATTAAAGAGAAACGACCTAAGGCATTTCTTCTTGAAAATGTCAAAAACCTAAAATCTCACGATAAAGGTCGTACCTATAAAACAATAGAAAAAACATTAAAGGATTTAAACTACGATGTTCATTCTATTATACTTAAAGCAAAAGACTTCGGTGTTCCACAAAATAGAGAGCGTATTTACATTGTTGGATTTGATAAGGATAAAATAGATAACTATAAAGATTTTTCTTTTCCAATTCCTCCCTGCCCAGATGTTTCTGTGGGAAATATTTTAGAGCAAAATGTTGATACTAAATACACCATTTCAAATGCACTTTGGCAAGGTCATCAACGACGAAAGAAAGAACATAAAATAAAGGGAAATGGATTTGGTTACACATTGTTCAATGAAAACAGTCCTTATACAAATACATTATCTGCAAGATATTATAAAGACGGGAGTGAAATACTTATTGAGCAAAAAGGAAAAAATCCACGAAAACTAACACCTCGTGAAGCTGCAAGACTTCAAGGCTTCCCCGAAAACTATATCATTCCTGTAAGTGATACTCAAAGTTACAAACAGTTTGGTAATTCTGTTGCCGTTACTGTTATCCATGCAATTGCAAATAACATAATTGATATACTTGATACCTGTACTAAAAAAGAGATTGACTAA
- a CDS encoding cell surface protein produces MITSINGPSNTPIQATTIQKENAKMSKEQEKALIDSYMQNLIIDNVEMYIKEDRSSENWITETIEKIDNMLSKKYSYTIDERRALLSKYPENLEEFEINVLQSHMDWLLTNSVDGKPTISGLMVGIGTAEQEAELEDFMKSFSEDTMMSNDGARLFARADLSIEEFKKLYREDVEKTTKEHKEFLAKLHKEEQEYNANLAKEQSEKKFKPMQIKKKYETYDINKDQKFLYARELLNFKEKRGIDVLELMQKIDKKQILNKMA; encoded by the coding sequence AACCACTATCCAAAAAGAAAATGCAAAAATGTCAAAGGAGCAAGAAAAGGCTCTAATTGATTCATATATGCAAAATTTAATAATTGATAATGTTGAAATGTATATCAAAGAAGATAGAAGTAGTGAAAACTGGATAACAGAAACCATAGAGAAGATAGACAATATGCTTTCAAAAAAGTATAGCTATACCATTGATGAAAGGCGAGCTTTATTATCAAAATATCCAGAAAACTTAGAGGAATTTGAGATCAATGTATTACAATCTCACATGGACTGGTTGCTTACCAACTCTGTTGATGGCAAACCAACAATTTCTGGACTGATGGTCGGTATCGGCACAGCAGAACAAGAGGCTGAACTAGAAGATTTTATGAAATCATTTTCTGAAGACACAATGATGAGTAATGATGGTGCTAGATTGTTTGCTAGAGCAGATCTAAGTATAGAAGAGTTTAAGAAGCTTTATAGAGAAGATGTAGAAAAAACTACAAAAGAGCATAAAGAATTTCTAGCAAAACTACACAAAGAAGAACAAGAATACAATGCAAATTTAGCCAAAGAGCAAAGCGAGAAGAAATTTAAACCTATGCAGATTAAAAAGAAGTATGAGACCTATGATATAAACAAGGATCAAAAATTTCTCTATGCAAGAGAGCTTTTAAATTTCAAAGAAAAAAGAGGCATAGACGTCTTAGAGCTTATGCAAAAGATAGATAAGAAGCAAATTTTAAATAAGATGGCTTGA
- a CDS encoding relaxase/mobilization nuclease domain-containing protein: MLVKFLRTYTGGGLGSINYLLNERKAAGTARVIKGDENLTRAIIKGITYKQKTCFGVLSFEERHDFLTEEQKLKIIKDFEYALLGEYMLERTNVLWVEHSDKDGRLELNFLIPKIDLETDRSFNPYFAKYDQTRIDLIKKIINDEYGLSSPDDPAKEQTILSSKKNINHYKNLEELDQKLHDLVKQGYIKNRDHMIELLKQNGIEITRINKKGITIILPTKKTKNRLKGGIYDADFTSAQRLGELSQSSSRRIREFHDRNTQAECRENRRKLEELIAKRDRFNQERYVERTSKNNILASQGQIGDNLAISGYRTNFGNSNWLGSARNDIKGRSSLDDTKTMEIQPTYCGQDPEGVLHIDSKRQRDNREREQEIYINENGVEDDSIRESIARRERALDEDDRRRKEQARIRNNEFATRLREEARDITDKCDRANKESQELEQRLQRRLNGIFAATKRYVREFNILLGRKIRKFRRKIPKFERRIRELTDRAQDATRICREFIEEREYSQKASIYHHVGDVCKEKTQSLDMF; this comes from the coding sequence ATGCTAGTTAAATTTCTTCGTACTTATACTGGTGGTGGCCTTGGGAGCATAAATTATCTTTTAAATGAGAGAAAAGCTGCTGGAACAGCAAGAGTTATAAAAGGTGATGAAAATTTAACTAGAGCTATTATAAAAGGCATCACCTATAAACAAAAGACCTGTTTTGGTGTTTTATCATTTGAAGAGAGGCATGACTTTTTAACTGAAGAGCAAAAACTAAAAATTATTAAGGATTTTGAATATGCTCTTTTGGGTGAATATATGCTTGAACGTACAAATGTATTATGGGTAGAACACTCAGACAAGGATGGACGGCTTGAGTTAAATTTCCTTATCCCTAAGATAGATCTTGAAACAGACAGGTCATTTAATCCTTATTTTGCCAAATATGATCAAACGAGAATAGATCTAATCAAAAAGATCATTAACGATGAGTATGGACTATCAAGTCCAGATGATCCAGCAAAAGAGCAAACTATATTGTCTAGCAAGAAAAACATCAATCATTATAAAAATTTAGAAGAGCTAGACCAAAAGTTGCACGATCTGGTTAAGCAAGGCTATATTAAAAATAGAGACCACATGATTGAACTTCTTAAACAAAATGGTATCGAAATAACCAGGATCAACAAAAAAGGCATAACGATCATACTGCCTACTAAAAAAACAAAAAATCGTCTAAAAGGAGGAATATACGATGCAGACTTCACCAGTGCTCAAAGACTTGGAGAACTCAGCCAAAGCTCAAGCAGAAGAATTAGAGAATTCCATGATAGAAATACACAAGCAGAGTGCAGAGAAAATAGGCGAAAACTTGAGGAGCTTATTGCTAAAAGAGATAGATTTAATCAAGAAAGATATGTCGAAAGAACTTCAAAAAACAATATCCTTGCATCACAAGGACAGATCGGTGATAATCTCGCTATCAGCGGCTACCGCACTAATTTTGGGAATAGCAATTGGCTGGGTAGTGCACGCAATGATATTAAAGGAAGAAGTAGCTTGGACGATACCAAAACAATGGAGATACAGCCAACCTACTGCGGACAAGACCCAGAGGGAGTATTACATATCGATTCCAAAAGACAAAGAGATAATAGAGAACGAGAGCAGGAAATTTATATTAATGAAAATGGAGTAGAGGATGACAGCATTAGAGAAAGCATTGCTAGAAGAGAACGAGCGCTTGACGAAGACGATCGAAGACGAAAGGAGCAAGCACGAATTAGAAACAATGAATTTGCAACAAGACTGCGAGAAGAAGCTCGCGATATTACAGACAAATGTGACAGAGCTAACAAAGAAAGTCAAGAGCTTGAACAAAGATTGCAACGACGCCTTAACGGAATCTTTGCAGCAACAAAGAGATATGTACGAGAGTTCAATATCTTGCTTGGAAGAAAAATTAGAAAATTTAGAAGAAAAATTCCAAAATTTGAGAGAAGAATACGAGAGCTTACAGATAGAGCACAAGATGCTACAAGAATATGTAGAGAATTTATAGAGGAGCGTGAATACTCCCAAAAAGCCAGCATATATCACCATGTGGGTGATGTATGCAAGGAAAAAACTCAAAGTCTAGATATGTTTTAA
- a CDS encoding ATP-binding protein — translation MTSPTLLILDDFGIERNTEYALEQIYNVINARYLKARPTIITTNLNFKDIEKEQEDIMLGRIYSRIIEMCLPLRITGLDRRKIQSKEKLKKAQNLIDE, via the coding sequence ATAACAAGCCCTACCCTACTAATTCTTGATGATTTTGGAATAGAGAGAAATACAGAATATGCCTTAGAGCAAATTTACAATGTAATCAATGCAAGATACCTAAAGGCAAGACCAACCATTATAACTACTAACCTTAATTTCAAAGATATAGAAAAAGAACAGGAAGATATAATGCTTGGCAGGATTTATTCAAGGATAATCGAGATGTGTTTACCTCTTAGGATAACGGGACTTGATAGAAGAAAAATACAGAGCAAAGAAAAGCTGAAGAAAGCACAAAACTTAATAGATGAATGA
- a CDS encoding cupin domain-containing protein, giving the protein MSEQRIYCMDLVKKEDPEKAVRTPFYQTESTGGSVWVIKPGQTLQKHYHHNSDDIWIVLQGEGIFYPQPNEEVPFKKGHVIVSKKDSCHGAKNTGDEDIIFVSIVAPVPSDYDPINE; this is encoded by the coding sequence ATGAGCGAACAGAGAATCTATTGCATGGACCTTGTAAAAAAAGAGGATCCGGAAAAGGCTGTCAGAACACCGTTTTATCAGACAGAATCTACAGGCGGATCGGTCTGGGTTATCAAACCCGGTCAGACATTGCAAAAGCACTATCACCACAATTCCGACGATATATGGATCGTCCTTCAGGGAGAGGGAATATTCTACCCCCAGCCTAATGAAGAGGTTCCATTCAAGAAAGGCCATGTCATAGTATCGAAGAAAGACTCCTGCCACGGAGCAAAAAATACTGGAGATGAGGATATCATCTTTGTAAGTATAGTAGCACCTGTCCCTTCCGACTATGATCCTATAAACGAGTGA
- a CDS encoding type II toxin-antitoxin system Phd/YefM family antitoxin: MQTIQANFTASISELKKSPAQILKQAGDNVVAILNHNVPSAYLVPSAVYEKMAEIIEEYHLSKAVDAALASGEKPVKVSLDEL, translated from the coding sequence ATGCAAACTATACAAGCAAATTTTACAGCTAGCATAAGTGAGCTAAAAAAGTCTCCAGCTCAAATTTTAAAACAAGCTGGAGATAATGTCGTAGCTATACTAAACCACAATGTCCCTAGCGCATATCTAGTACCAAGTGCTGTCTATGAAAAAATGGCAGAGATAATAGAAGAGTATCATCTAAGTAAAGCAGTAGATGCTGCTCTAGCAAGTGGTGAAAAACCAGTAAAAGTAAGCTTAGATGAGCTATGA
- a CDS encoding type II restriction endonuclease: MANISLDEYKNLVKEKRKEGFKQPYDLVYDNFITLGYDKVPKEFFLSNASEVVEKLRNSCWSEFQPLEKDFTSKMLKELVDDEYIKTLTPIEAITWFVEEFPEHIYALTLSNTQSRRSRAGKEFESIIELILIGAGISLDSQGNIGKQEFVNKGLGKLVDLVSQGVLEYIVNKRNTVLISAKTTLRERWQEVPEEMGRTGAREMFLATLDTSISSDVLNTLYEANIQVTTTKNIKETYYSDNERVLTFEKLVEICLDNVSHWKNFNYTVEQNEQMIELITKQIEKHQNHKFVEEYYDERLKNIKK, encoded by the coding sequence ATGGCAAATATTTCTCTTGATGAATATAAAAACTTAGTTAAAGAAAAAAGGAAAGAAGGCTTTAAACAGCCTTATGACTTAGTTTATGATAATTTTATTACATTAGGATACGACAAAGTCCCTAAAGAATTCTTTTTAAGTAATGCAAGTGAAGTTGTTGAAAAACTTAGAAATAGCTGTTGGAGTGAATTTCAGCCATTAGAAAAAGACTTTACTTCAAAAATGCTAAAAGAGTTAGTTGATGATGAGTATATCAAAACTCTTACACCAATAGAGGCAATTACTTGGTTTGTGGAAGAATTTCCGGAACATATATATGCTTTGACTTTGTCAAATACTCAAAGTAGGAGGAGTAGAGCAGGTAAAGAATTTGAAAGTATTATAGAACTCATTTTGATTGGTGCAGGGATTTCACTTGACAGTCAAGGTAATATAGGTAAACAAGAGTTTGTCAATAAAGGTCTTGGTAAATTGGTAGATTTAGTTTCTCAGGGTGTTTTAGAATACATTGTAAATAAGAGAAATACTGTCTTAATTAGTGCAAAAACCACATTAAGAGAAAGATGGCAAGAAGTACCTGAAGAAATGGGAAGAACAGGTGCAAGAGAAATGTTTTTAGCAACTCTTGATACTTCTATTAGCTCTGATGTATTGAACACTCTATATGAGGCTAATATACAAGTTACAACAACAAAAAATATAAAAGAAACATATTATTCCGATAATGAAAGGGTATTAACCTTTGAAAAGTTGGTTGAAATATGTTTAGACAATGTTTCTCATTGGAAAAATTTCAACTACACAGTAGAACAAAATGAGCAAATGATAGAGCTTATCACTAAGCAAATTGAAAAACACCAAAATCATAAATTTGTAGAAGAATATTATGATGAGAGATTAAAAAACATAAAGAAGTAG
- a CDS encoding transposon-encoded TnpW family protein — MQKNNTETKTIKKIGKTTYEVVVHFNKNTTETMQDKLKRIMLREIESEKHQKNDKND; from the coding sequence ATGCAAAAAAATAATACAGAAACAAAAACAATAAAGAAGATTGGAAAAACTACCTATGAAGTTGTTGTACATTTTAATAAAAATACTACTGAAACAATGCAAGACAAATTGAAACGCATAATGCTTAGAGAAATTGAGAGTGAAAAACATCAAAAAAATGATAAAAATGATTAG
- a CDS encoding recombinase family protein yields the protein MRNYEKITALYERLSRDDELQGESNSIVNQKKILEEYAGKNNLSNIIHFTDDGISGTQFDRPGFMAMMNGVNQGNIIGCIIVKDMSRLGRDYLKVGQCMEILRQKGVRLIAINDNVDSFYREDDFTPFRNIMNEWYTRDTSRKIQSTFRSKGESGKHTASSPPYGYIKDEKDKDKWIVDEKAAEIVRRIFNLTMQGNGPYRIAKILESEKVDIPAYHQQKLGYGLHQSKVFEHPYRWCSSTIVSILKKQEYLGHTVNFKTRKHFKDKKSKYVSEENWLIFENTHEAIIDQETFDNVQRIRGNVKRYPDGWGEYHPLTGLMYYADCGSKMYVHRTSNYKNIPYYTCSAYTKVPCGTLCPSTHRIKAEAVLNLIQETLKDIKKYLDEDHEAFIRSI from the coding sequence ATGAGGAATTATGAAAAGATAACAGCACTCTATGAGAGATTAAGTCGTGATGATGAACTTCAAGGAGAAAGCAATTCTATTGTAAATCAAAAGAAAATCCTTGAAGAATATGCAGGTAAAAATAATTTAAGCAACATCATACATTTTACAGATGATGGAATAAGCGGAACACAGTTTGATAGACCGGGCTTTATGGCAATGATGAACGGAGTTAATCAAGGTAATATAATAGGTTGTATAATCGTAAAAGATATGAGTAGACTTGGCAGAGACTATCTTAAAGTCGGTCAATGTATGGAAATCTTAAGACAAAAGGGAGTTAGGCTCATTGCTATCAATGATAATGTAGATAGCTTTTATAGAGAAGATGATTTTACCCCTTTTAGAAATATTATGAATGAATGGTATACAAGAGATACTTCAAGAAAAATACAATCTACATTCAGGTCAAAGGGGGAAAGCGGAAAGCATACGGCAAGCTCTCCACCTTATGGATATATCAAAGATGAAAAAGACAAAGATAAGTGGATTGTAGATGAAAAAGCAGCGGAGATAGTAAGGAGAATATTCAATCTGACCATGCAAGGCAATGGTCCGTATCGAATAGCAAAGATATTGGAAAGTGAAAAAGTAGATATACCTGCTTACCATCAGCAAAAATTAGGATATGGACTACATCAAAGCAAAGTGTTTGAACATCCTTATCGCTGGTGCAGTTCTACAATTGTAAGTATCTTAAAGAAACAGGAATATTTAGGTCATACTGTAAACTTCAAAACAAGAAAGCATTTCAAGGATAAGAAAAGCAAATATGTATCTGAAGAAAACTGGCTGATATTTGAAAATACCCACGAGGCAATTATAGACCAAGAAACCTTTGATAATGTGCAAAGGATAAGAGGAAATGTAAAAAGGTATCCCGATGGTTGGGGAGAATATCACCCTTTAACTGGGCTTATGTATTATGCAGATTGTGGCAGTAAAATGTATGTTCATAGAACAAGTAATTACAAAAATATTCCCTATTACACTTGCAGTGCTTACACGAAAGTACCCTGTGGAACGCTTTGTCCATCTACTCACAGGATAAAAGCGGAAGCAGTCTTAAACCTTATACAGGAAACCTTAAAAGACATTAAAAAATATCTTGATGAAGATCACGAAGCCTTTATCCGTTCCATTTAA
- a CDS encoding type II toxin-antitoxin system RelE family toxin, with amino-acid sequence MSYELEFLPGALKEWQKLDNSIKVQFKKKLSERLENPKVAKDKLRGYEDVYKIKLRDVGYRLAYQVKDSEIVVLVLVVGKRENNEVYEMLKDKFN; translated from the coding sequence ATGAGCTATGAGTTAGAGTTCTTACCAGGCGCTTTAAAAGAGTGGCAAAAGCTAGACAATAGCATAAAAGTGCAGTTTAAAAAGAAGCTAAGTGAGCGTCTAGAAAACCCAAAGGTTGCCAAGGACAAGCTACGAGGCTACGAAGATGTCTATAAGATCAAGTTAAGAGATGTCGGCTACCGCTTGGCATATCAGGTAAAAGATAGTGAGATAGTAGTGTTAGTGCTAGTTGTCGGCAAAAGAGAGAACAACGAAGTATACGAGATGCTAAAGGATAAATTTAACTAA
- a CDS encoding DUF4368 domain-containing protein: protein MEEKEKVEIEKKKIRLMESKNRLQELERLMCRIYEDMILEKIPSNRYEILNSQYETEQIALSKEIKDLEFAISRYEKETDKAKKFISLISRYENFDELTTTMINEFVEKIIVHERNRKGSQTSKQKIEIYFNFIGNYEPPKEELTEEEEEERLKIEEEERKIKERKDRLHQNYLKRKVNGKQQEYEERYKARREQRKQEKLKVLKRAGIQVNKLEKRD from the coding sequence ATGGAAGAAAAGGAAAAAGTAGAGATAGAAAAGAAAAAAATAAGATTAATGGAAAGTAAAAACAGGCTTCAGGAACTTGAACGATTGATGTGCCGTATTTACGAAGATATGATACTTGAAAAAATACCAAGTAATAGATATGAGATACTTAACAGTCAATATGAAACAGAGCAAATAGCTTTAAGCAAAGAAATTAAAGACTTAGAGTTTGCAATATCAAGATATGAAAAAGAAACAGATAAGGCGAAAAAGTTTATATCTCTAATAAGCCGATATGAAAATTTTGATGAACTTACAACTACAATGATAAATGAGTTTGTAGAAAAGATTATTGTTCATGAAAGGAATAGAAAAGGTAGTCAAACATCAAAGCAAAAAATAGAGATATATTTTAATTTTATCGGTAACTATGAGCCACCAAAAGAAGAATTGACTGAAGAAGAAGAAGAAGAAAGATTAAAAATTGAGGAAGAAGAGAGAAAAATCAAGGAAAGAAAAGATAGACTTCATCAAAACTACTTAAAGCGTAAAGTAAATGGAAAACAACAGGAATATGAGGAAAGGTATAAGGCAAGGAGAGAACAGAGAAAACAAGAAAAATTAAAGGTTCTGAAAAGGGCAGGTATACAAGTTAATAAGTTAGAAAAAAGAGATTGA
- a CDS encoding Cj0814 family flagellar-dependent secreted protein: MFSLILLLQEPAKFTYTTSSQNSLISLNFNELQAYGYTVDKAGFMGADFNKAASLPQDFKIHKSTLDELSRFAERNHVLNRIKSKDEQIKIFDNIDMADTIKHYYRLFDQMTSALGDDKKSYTLADIGKLPKGYSTKGTRYDAKGHLLKDLSNSTISNIYSSTDELNSAKSLSKELSSAGVRLIVKEVDFTMSEAGDEFSFNPDMSVYQADEGYSKEALFMGFLRSSRPLPSDSAKTKFSSAALNDISSTGEHKEYFVDFEKVGKDSESIKALIKERLKELTLLMYARSKNTSAESVTSNEYEKFKPTSEDINSLANSWSERISSISNTFVYG; this comes from the coding sequence GTGTTCTCCTTAATTCTATTACTCCAAGAACCAGCTAAATTTACTTATACCACTTCTTCACAAAATAGCCTTATCTCTTTAAATTTTAATGAGCTTCAAGCTTATGGCTACACAGTAGATAAGGCTGGCTTTATGGGAGCTGATTTTAATAAAGCAGCCAGCTTACCGCAGGACTTTAAAATCCACAAAAGCACACTTGATGAGCTTAGTAGATTTGCCGAGCGCAACCATGTGTTAAACCGCATCAAGAGCAAAGACGAGCAGATAAAGATCTTTGATAATATCGATATGGCCGACACCATAAAGCACTACTACAGACTATTTGATCAAATGACATCTGCTTTAGGTGATGATAAAAAGAGCTACACCCTTGCAGATATAGGCAAACTACCAAAAGGCTACAGCACAAAAGGCACTCGCTATGATGCCAAAGGACACCTACTAAAAGATCTATCAAACTCTACTATCTCAAACATCTACTCTAGCACTGATGAGCTAAATAGCGCTAAGTCTCTAAGTAAAGAGCTTTCAAGTGCAGGAGTTAGGCTCATAGTAAAAGAGGTTGATTTTACGATGAGCGAAGCAGGTGATGAGTTTAGCTTTAACCCTGATATGTCTGTATATCAAGCAGATGAAGGCTACAGCAAAGAGGCTCTTTTCATGGGATTTTTGCGTAGTTCTAGACCACTACCAAGTGATAGTGCAAAGACTAAGTTTAGCAGTGCTGCCTTAAATGATATCTCAAGCACTGGAGAGCATAAAGAGTATTTTGTGGATTTTGAAAAAGTGGGTAAAGATAGTGAGAGCATAAAAGCGCTCATCAAAGAAAGACTTAAAGAGCTAACGCTTTTAATGTATGCAAGATCAAAGAACACTAGCGCAGAGAGTGTCACTTCAAACGAATATGAGAAATTTAAGCCAACTAGCGAGGATATAAATTCTCTAGCAAATTCTTGGAGTGAGAGGATAAGCTCTATCAGTAATACTTTTGTGTATGGATAA